The Lasioglossum baleicum chromosome 12, iyLasBale1, whole genome shotgun sequence genome includes a region encoding these proteins:
- the LOC143214691 gene encoding BBSome complex member BBS5-like: MWQDNEVRFDISYNLLQLRLGEFTADKLDLIEDTKGNAGENGRLIVTNLRVIWHSLHLPRINLSIGYSTFIAVNSKTVHTLQGRHTQALYILASFRNCRYEFIFTNLGSKSTRHYTSVIGIYRAYTSSKIYREIKLRSGIINENQLTLLPQETVHSTLQDIWNLSLEQGNIGTFIVTNIRLVWFADMNYQFNISIPYFTIASITIKNSKFGPTLVIVSTESTGAYVLGFRVTPLEKLHVLYKEVTTLFKTFEKCPIFGVDYTFEHEAPLQREVNVEQYSEKEDNQIENLNIFGYYFSEGINQRKPNVSDYLGVAAEKPNETSSLQNIWELIPQS; the protein is encoded by the exons aTGTGGCAAGACAATGAAGTGCGATTTGATATTTCTTACAA CTTGCTGCAACTACGATTGGGAGAGTTTACTGCTGATAAGCTTGATCTAATTGAAGACACAAAAGGAAACGCAGGCGAGAATGGAAGACTTATAGTAACGAATCTCAGAGTAATATGGCATTCGTTACACCTTCCTCGAATCAATCTAA GTATCGGGTACAGCACATTCATTGCTGTGAATTCTAAAACTGTTCACACT ttaCAAGGAAGACATACGCAAGCTCTATATATTTTAGCTTCTTTTCGGAATTGCAGATACGaatttatatttacaaatttagGTTCAAAAAGCACGAGACATTATACGTCCGTTATTGGCATATACAg AGCTTACACCTCGTCAAAGATTTACCGAGAAATTAAGTTGAGAAGCGGTATAATTAATGAAAACCAACTGACTTTACTGCCGCAAGAAACCGTTCATTCTACTTTGCAAGACATTTGGAATCTGTCGCTGGAACAG GGAAATATTGGAACTTTCATTGTAACAAATATACGTTTAGTATGGTTCGCCGATATGAATTATCAATTCAACATATCAATTCCATATTTTACAATAGCAAGT attacaataaaaaattccaaatttgGTCCAACTTTAGTAATTGTAAGTACAGAATCTACAGGAGCCTACGTATTAGGCTTTCGAGTTACCCCTCTTGAAAAGCTTCATGTTTTGTACAAAGAAGTTACAACGTtgttcaaaacgtttgagaaatgtccaatttttggtgtaGATTATACATTTGAACACGAG GCACCTTTACAACGAGAAGTGAACGTAGAACAATATTCTGAAAAAGAAGACAACCAAATCGAAAATTTGAACATTTTCGGCTATTATTTCTCTGAAGGAATAAATCAACGTAAACCTAACGTTTCAGATTATTTAGGGGTAGCTGCGGAAAAACCAAACGAAACTAGCAGTTTGCAAAATATATGGGAGCTTATACCTCAAAGTTAA